The following coding sequences are from one Saprospiraceae bacterium window:
- a CDS encoding TlpA family protein disulfide reductase: protein MRLVQFVLFLGLAVILFSSCQKGAVITGDFSDAGNGKAVLTRIGLDDSKVELGQAEMSGGKFKIPLGENFVPGLYSLGLGQQRIIFVMDGTEKKIEFSGSTANIQNGQYTVSGCPATAEVLETYKSLSQGQPGAQDLVNKVKNAKHPLAAGLMAAQFLGGRADFVDTHKEVLAKMKSDYPNSEFTKTYESFINQIEEMAAQQMASEKIKIGVMAPDISLPSPKGKTFRLSDLKGKVVLVDFWASWCAPCRRANPHVVEMYNKYNSKGFTVFSVSLDGVDSRMKNTITDPKQLDELTTRAKDAWLAAIAKDGLKWDTHVSDLKKWESGPAAEYGVHSIPKTFLLDKEGKVAALDPRDNLEEEIKKLL, encoded by the coding sequence ATGAGATTAGTACAATTTGTTTTATTTCTCGGTTTAGCTGTCATTTTGTTTTCTTCTTGTCAGAAGGGAGCAGTGATTACCGGAGATTTTTCAGATGCGGGCAACGGTAAAGCTGTGCTTACACGCATTGGTCTGGATGACAGTAAAGTAGAACTTGGCCAAGCAGAAATGTCTGGTGGCAAATTTAAAATTCCACTTGGGGAAAATTTCGTCCCTGGACTGTACAGTTTAGGTTTAGGTCAGCAGAGAATAATTTTTGTTATGGACGGAACTGAAAAGAAAATTGAATTCAGTGGTTCTACTGCCAATATCCAAAATGGTCAATATACAGTTTCCGGTTGTCCGGCAACTGCAGAAGTTTTAGAAACATACAAATCACTCTCTCAGGGTCAGCCGGGAGCACAGGATTTGGTGAATAAAGTGAAGAATGCAAAGCATCCTTTGGCGGCTGGATTAATGGCTGCTCAGTTTCTTGGAGGCAGAGCAGATTTTGTCGATACTCACAAGGAGGTTTTGGCAAAAATGAAAAGTGATTATCCCAATTCAGAGTTTACCAAAACTTATGAGTCTTTCATCAATCAAATTGAAGAAATGGCTGCTCAGCAAATGGCAAGTGAAAAAATTAAAATTGGGGTGATGGCTCCTGATATTTCACTCCCTAGTCCCAAAGGCAAAACTTTTCGACTCTCTGATCTGAAAGGAAAGGTGGTCCTGGTTGACTTCTGGGCTAGTTGGTGTGCCCCATGTAGAAGAGCAAATCCACACGTAGTTGAAATGTATAATAAGTATAACAGCAAAGGATTTACTGTATTCAGTGTTTCGCTGGATGGTGTGGACAGCAGGATGAAAAACACGATAACCGATCCAAAACAACTTGACGAATTGACTACAAGAGCTAAGGATGCATGGCTTGCTGCCATAGCCAAAGACGGTTTGAAATGGGATACTCATGTGAGTGATCTTAAAAAATGGGAAAGCGGTCCAGCTGCTGAATATGGAGTGCATTCTATACCTAAAACATTTTTACTGGATAAAGAAGGTAAAGTGGCTGCCCTGGACCCTAGAGATAATCTGGAAGAAGAAATCAAGAAACTGCTATAA
- a CDS encoding aminotransferase class I/II-fold pyridoxal phosphate-dependent enzyme, translating to MKDKAIKRAETICAQAIKEKKNTQPHQMSVCFSSAFRFDQLSDSIKAFENQPGTHVYSRYGNPTMESVAAKIAALEIAGSDISAHGLLTSSGMSAIYLAVTALLGKGDMIITQANLYGGTTELFNKVIQPQGIKLVYIDLSNLEKVEKSLRQKPLHKIIYLETPSNPTLHCYDIQALAELASRYHAFLIVDNTFCTPIIQQPLLLGADIVLHSTTKFIHGHGASTGGVVLVKEKTLFHQKIWQTMKLIGVNSNPMDAWMIQLGMMTLHLRMERHSENAFLLAKYLSSHPKVSHVNYPFLSYHPSFEIAKKQMSAGGAMLSFEAKTDVSGSKKMIDRLRLAAIAPSLGETGTMVLHPATSSHLKVDPELRKKEGITDGLIRVSVGLEHIDDIISDFDTALKKV from the coding sequence ATGAAAGACAAAGCTATAAAACGTGCGGAAACAATTTGTGCACAAGCCATAAAAGAAAAAAAGAATACACAGCCACACCAAATGTCGGTTTGTTTTAGCTCAGCTTTTCGCTTTGATCAACTCAGTGATAGCATCAAGGCATTTGAAAATCAACCGGGTACGCATGTATACTCCAGGTATGGAAATCCCACGATGGAATCTGTTGCTGCAAAAATAGCTGCTTTGGAGATAGCCGGTAGTGATATAAGTGCCCACGGACTTCTAACCAGTTCAGGTATGTCAGCTATATATCTGGCAGTTACAGCCTTGCTTGGAAAAGGAGACATGATCATTACTCAAGCAAATCTTTATGGAGGAACTACTGAGTTGTTTAACAAAGTAATACAGCCTCAAGGTATCAAGTTGGTCTACATAGATTTGTCAAATCTTGAAAAAGTCGAAAAATCACTCCGACAAAAACCACTACACAAGATCATTTACCTGGAAACTCCATCAAATCCCACATTGCACTGTTATGATATCCAGGCTCTGGCAGAGTTGGCCTCCCGCTATCATGCTTTTTTAATCGTTGACAATACCTTTTGCACTCCAATCATTCAACAACCTTTGTTATTGGGTGCGGATATAGTCCTTCATTCTACTACTAAGTTTATACATGGGCATGGTGCTTCTACAGGTGGGGTAGTACTCGTCAAAGAGAAAACATTATTTCATCAAAAAATTTGGCAAACCATGAAGCTGATTGGTGTGAACTCCAATCCTATGGATGCGTGGATGATCCAACTGGGTATGATGACCTTGCATTTGAGGATGGAGAGACATTCAGAAAATGCATTTTTACTGGCAAAGTATCTTTCTTCACACCCAAAGGTGAGTCATGTTAATTATCCTTTTCTCAGCTATCATCCCAGCTTTGAAATTGCTAAAAAACAGATGTCTGCAGGAGGGGCAATGTTGAGTTTTGAAGCTAAGACGGACGTCTCAGGGTCAAAAAAAATGATCGATAGACTCCGTCTCGCAGCTATTGCACCCTCATTGGGAGAGACCGGCACGATGGTTTTACATCCGGCCACTTCTTCCCACTTGAAGGTAGATCCTGAGTTGAGAAAAAAAGAAGGCATTACCGACGGTCTCATTCGGGTTTCGGTCGGACTCGAACACATCGACGATATCATTTCGGATTTCGATACAGCTTTGAAAAAAGTGTAA
- a CDS encoding acyl-CoA reductase → MEPNQHILYQTLEQLQILKAELKTESEQKENFLLRAEAENSWFTQPEIVRMIDAICEKYLDQKKLEYWLSKYHLNYSISKTIGIIAAGNIPLVSFHDLLCTWVSPHKAELKLSSKDKQLYYWIKTILEKHCPLLNQKTKFVERLNSFDAVIATGSDLASNQFRHYFEKVPHIIRAHRNSVAVLTKNYPLKEWHQLGEDIFNYFGLGCRNVSKIFIPEGFPLEELISSLDNDFAHLAHHPKYANNYDYQLALCIMGKEEFFQGKTIIAKQSKLLNSPVSVLHYEFYDDFSNLILALERKKDNLQCIVSDIDPMHADLFAFGSAQRPELWDYSDGVDTLKFLAEL, encoded by the coding sequence ATGGAGCCAAATCAGCATATCTTATATCAAACATTGGAACAACTCCAAATTCTCAAAGCTGAATTAAAAACGGAATCAGAACAAAAGGAAAATTTTTTGTTGCGCGCCGAGGCAGAGAACAGCTGGTTTACACAACCGGAAATAGTGCGAATGATTGATGCGATTTGCGAAAAATACCTTGATCAGAAAAAATTAGAATACTGGTTATCAAAATATCATTTAAACTATTCAATTTCGAAAACAATAGGAATTATTGCTGCGGGAAATATTCCTCTTGTCAGTTTTCATGATTTGCTTTGCACCTGGGTCAGTCCACACAAAGCAGAGTTAAAATTATCTTCCAAAGACAAACAATTGTATTATTGGATAAAAACAATTTTAGAAAAACATTGTCCACTTTTAAACCAAAAAACGAAGTTTGTTGAGAGGCTTAATTCTTTTGATGCAGTCATAGCTACAGGATCTGATCTCGCATCAAATCAATTTCGTCATTATTTTGAAAAAGTGCCCCACATTATCAGAGCTCACAGAAATTCAGTTGCAGTATTGACCAAGAATTATCCTTTGAAAGAGTGGCATCAATTGGGAGAAGATATATTCAACTACTTTGGTCTTGGTTGTAGAAATGTAAGTAAAATATTCATACCTGAAGGATTTCCATTAGAAGAATTAATATCCTCCCTGGATAATGATTTTGCACACCTTGCACACCACCCAAAGTATGCAAACAATTATGATTATCAACTTGCATTATGCATAATGGGTAAAGAAGAATTTTTTCAGGGCAAGACCATCATTGCCAAGCAAAGCAAACTATTGAATTCTCCTGTTTCCGTTTTACATTATGAATTTTACGATGATTTTTCAAACCTGATACTGGCGCTTGAACGTAAAAAGGATAATTTACAATGTATAGTATCTGATATCGACCCAATGCACGCTGATTTATTCGCTTTCGGATCTGCACAAAGACCTGAACTTTGGGATTATTCCGATGGTGTAGACACTCTGAAATTTTTAGCAGAGTTATAG
- a CDS encoding RluA family pseudouridine synthase, with protein sequence MQEEEFSELLQEESEPELVQYKIDPGQTPVRLDHFLSEKIAKVSRNKIQSAIESELVTVNGKKSKSNYKIRGNDLIEFYIPKSPSTSELIPEDQNLEVVYEDDDLLVINKKQGVVVHPAAGVYTGTLLNGLAWHLGYRQKEILTDGNERLGLVHRIDKETSGLLLVAKNEHSVSHLSKQFFHHTIDREYLALVWGEPDPAIGTITANIYRDPKRRSCMGVSKDGLEGKHAVTHYELVESFYYTSLVRCKLETGRTHQIRVHMRHIGHTLFNDEKYGGDQILKGTLFTKYKQFIQNCNKILPHFALHARSIGFIHPNSGKKMYFEQELPENFKNLVDKWRHYTAHRKEILDDGKFEFED encoded by the coding sequence ATGCAGGAAGAAGAGTTTTCAGAATTATTACAAGAAGAAAGTGAACCGGAACTGGTTCAATACAAAATTGACCCGGGACAAACGCCTGTAAGACTGGACCACTTTTTATCAGAAAAAATAGCTAAAGTCTCAAGAAATAAAATTCAATCCGCCATAGAGTCTGAATTGGTCACTGTTAATGGAAAAAAGTCAAAATCGAACTATAAGATCAGAGGCAATGATTTGATTGAATTTTACATTCCTAAGTCGCCTTCGACAAGCGAATTAATCCCTGAAGATCAAAATCTCGAGGTGGTTTATGAAGATGATGACCTACTTGTGATCAACAAAAAACAAGGTGTTGTCGTCCATCCTGCAGCCGGAGTTTATACAGGGACTTTGCTCAATGGTTTGGCTTGGCATCTTGGTTATCGCCAGAAAGAGATATTGACAGATGGTAATGAAAGGTTGGGTCTCGTTCACAGGATCGATAAAGAAACGTCAGGATTGCTGCTGGTTGCAAAAAACGAACATAGCGTATCACATCTTTCCAAACAATTTTTTCATCATACCATAGATCGCGAATATCTGGCATTGGTATGGGGCGAACCTGATCCTGCCATTGGTACTATCACGGCGAATATATATAGAGATCCCAAAAGGCGAAGTTGCATGGGAGTAAGCAAAGATGGGTTGGAAGGCAAACATGCTGTAACTCATTACGAACTGGTAGAATCATTCTATTATACAAGCTTGGTCAGATGCAAATTGGAAACAGGTAGAACTCATCAAATTCGAGTACACATGAGACATATCGGCCATACCCTATTCAATGATGAAAAATACGGTGGAGATCAAATTTTGAAAGGTACGTTATTTACGAAATACAAACAGTTTATACAGAACTGCAATAAAATACTACCCCATTTTGCATTACATGCTAGAAGCATAGGATTTATCCATCCAAACTCTGGAAAAAAAATGTACTTTGAGCAGGAACTACCGGAAAATTTTAAAAATCTTGTAGACAAGTGGAGACATTATACGGCTCACCGCAAAGAAATACTCGACGATGGTAAATTTGAATTTGAAGATTAG
- a CDS encoding endonuclease III has translation MKKQEKAKQIRVVLEELFPEVPIPLHFTDPYTLLVAVVLSAQCTDERVNKVIPTLFALADNPSRMSALKIETIEEIIRPCGLSNSKSKAIHRLSEILSKEYSGKVPADMILLEKLPGVGHKTASVVMSQAFGQAAFPVDTHIHRLAYRWGLSDGKNVVQTELDLKLLFAEKYWNKLHLQIIYYGRQYCPARGHSLEKCIICRNYGVKSRLN, from the coding sequence ATGAAAAAACAAGAAAAAGCGAAACAAATTCGAGTAGTACTGGAAGAGTTGTTTCCTGAAGTTCCAATCCCACTACACTTTACGGATCCTTATACACTCTTAGTAGCTGTTGTGCTCTCAGCTCAATGCACAGATGAAAGGGTTAACAAAGTAATACCGACGCTTTTTGCCTTGGCAGATAATCCCTCAAGGATGAGCGCACTAAAAATTGAAACCATAGAAGAAATTATCCGACCATGTGGTCTGTCGAATTCCAAATCCAAAGCTATTCATCGGCTGTCGGAAATTCTTTCAAAAGAATATTCAGGGAAAGTCCCAGCTGACATGATTCTACTAGAAAAGTTACCCGGTGTGGGCCATAAAACAGCAAGTGTAGTCATGTCACAAGCATTTGGACAGGCCGCCTTCCCGGTGGATACACATATACATCGTCTGGCTTATAGATGGGGTTTGAGCGATGGCAAGAATGTGGTTCAAACTGAACTAGACCTGAAACTTCTGTTTGCTGAAAAATATTGGAATAAGCTACACTTGCAAATTATTTACTATGGCAGACAATATTGCCCGGCACGCGGACACAGCTTAGAAAAATGCATTATTTGTAGAAATTATGGTGTAAAGTCCAGGTTGAACTAG
- the purL gene encoding phosphoribosylformylglycinamidine synthase subunit PurL, which yields MTAGVDTALKLGLNQAEYEKICKVLGRIPNFTELSIYSVMWSEHCSYKNSIIYLKKLPRKGSRLLVEAGEENAGLVDIGGGLACAFKIESHNHPSAIEPYQGAATGVGGIHRDIFTMGARPIAALNSLRFGDLASAHTRKLMRGVVKGIGNYGNAFGVPTVGGEVYFDSCYQQNILVNAMSVGVVEVGKTVSARADGPGNPVFIVGSATGKDGIHGATFASADLTENSNEDLPAVQVGDPFQEKLLLEASLEAIASGQVVGMQDMGAAGITCSTSEMSAKSGTGMKIWLDKVPTRQANMQAWEILLSESQERMLIVAQKGGEQTLLKIFDKWDLECHLIGEVTDSGNLEYYMHDTLVAHVPAESLVLGGGAPVYQREFRTPDYMEKVNSFEAGKVSQPDNLVEISKKLFALPNIASKRWIYHQYDKMVRTGTMNSVNSSDAAVVRIKDTDKALAMTVDCNSAYVYMDPKQGGMIAVAEAARNVRCSGAVPVAITNCLNFGNPYNPEVYFQFVKALEGMGEACIKFDTPVTGGNVSFYNQTVSKSGNVPVYPTPTIGMLGVMDSVRYFTTSGFVQEGDLIFLIGVENAHIAYSEYLRYFHDISHAPAPYLNLDEEQKLHVAITSLIQHQYLQSCHDVSEGGIFTCLTESAIQSDLGYEINIPAELRKDIFLFGESQGRVCISIKEELKTQVENHLKDLGVPFIQLGVCKGKKMIIDHEDFGSVSEYGQLHDMGISQYLEKE from the coding sequence ATGACAGCAGGTGTTGATACCGCACTCAAACTTGGGCTCAATCAAGCAGAGTATGAAAAAATTTGTAAAGTACTTGGAAGGATTCCAAATTTCACTGAGCTGAGTATTTATTCTGTGATGTGGTCGGAACATTGCTCATATAAAAATTCGATTATTTACCTCAAAAAGCTACCCAGAAAGGGTTCCAGATTGCTGGTAGAAGCAGGCGAAGAAAATGCAGGTCTTGTCGATATCGGAGGTGGGCTGGCGTGTGCTTTCAAAATAGAATCTCACAATCATCCCTCTGCCATAGAACCATATCAGGGTGCTGCTACGGGGGTAGGAGGCATCCATCGGGATATCTTTACCATGGGTGCAAGACCCATTGCAGCATTGAATTCATTGCGCTTTGGAGATCTGGCGAGTGCACATACCCGCAAATTAATGAGAGGTGTTGTCAAAGGAATAGGCAACTACGGGAATGCTTTTGGAGTACCAACTGTTGGTGGTGAAGTTTATTTTGACTCTTGTTACCAACAAAATATATTGGTTAACGCAATGTCAGTCGGTGTTGTCGAAGTAGGGAAGACTGTTTCCGCTCGAGCCGACGGACCTGGGAATCCTGTATTTATAGTGGGATCCGCTACAGGCAAAGATGGAATCCACGGGGCTACTTTCGCCTCCGCTGATTTGACAGAAAACTCAAATGAAGATCTGCCAGCTGTTCAGGTAGGCGATCCATTTCAGGAGAAATTATTGCTAGAAGCTAGTTTGGAAGCAATTGCTTCCGGTCAAGTCGTAGGTATGCAAGATATGGGTGCTGCCGGGATTACTTGTTCTACCTCAGAGATGTCTGCCAAATCAGGCACGGGAATGAAAATTTGGCTCGATAAAGTGCCTACTCGCCAGGCGAACATGCAAGCGTGGGAAATCTTGCTTTCAGAAAGCCAGGAACGGATGCTTATCGTTGCACAGAAAGGAGGAGAACAGACCTTGTTGAAAATTTTTGATAAATGGGATCTTGAATGTCATCTGATCGGTGAGGTGACAGATTCAGGTAATTTGGAATACTATATGCATGATACTTTGGTCGCACATGTGCCCGCAGAAAGTTTGGTCTTGGGTGGAGGGGCACCGGTTTATCAGAGGGAATTCAGGACTCCTGATTACATGGAAAAAGTAAATTCGTTTGAGGCAGGGAAAGTTTCTCAACCTGACAACCTTGTGGAAATAAGTAAGAAATTATTTGCTCTTCCCAATATTGCTTCTAAGCGGTGGATATACCATCAATATGACAAAATGGTAAGAACCGGAACTATGAATTCAGTCAATTCCTCAGATGCTGCTGTGGTGAGAATCAAGGATACTGATAAGGCTTTGGCCATGACAGTGGATTGCAATTCGGCATACGTTTACATGGATCCAAAACAAGGAGGGATGATCGCTGTTGCAGAGGCTGCGAGGAATGTCCGATGCTCCGGAGCAGTACCTGTTGCGATCACAAATTGCTTGAATTTTGGCAATCCATACAACCCAGAAGTATATTTTCAGTTCGTCAAAGCACTGGAAGGAATGGGCGAGGCATGCATTAAATTTGATACTCCCGTCACGGGCGGTAATGTCAGTTTTTATAATCAAACTGTGTCCAAATCAGGAAATGTTCCAGTATATCCTACTCCGACTATAGGGATGCTGGGTGTGATGGATTCTGTGAGGTATTTTACTACTTCCGGATTTGTTCAAGAAGGTGACCTTATCTTTCTGATTGGGGTTGAAAATGCTCATATTGCTTATTCGGAGTACCTGAGATACTTTCATGACATCAGCCATGCGCCTGCACCTTATCTCAATTTGGATGAAGAGCAGAAACTTCACGTAGCGATCACTTCTTTAATTCAGCATCAATATCTTCAATCATGTCATGATGTCTCTGAGGGAGGTATTTTTACTTGTCTCACAGAATCTGCGATTCAATCAGACTTAGGTTATGAAATCAATATTCCTGCTGAATTGAGGAAAGACATCTTTTTGTTTGGGGAATCGCAAGGAAGGGTATGCATCAGCATAAAAGAAGAATTGAAAACCCAGGTCGAAAACCATTTAAAGGATTTAGGCGTTCCATTCATTCAGTTGGGTGTCTGCAAAGGAAAAAAAATGATCATCGATCACGAAGATTTTGGATCAGTATCGGAATACGGTCAACTGCATGATATGGGGATTAGCCAATACCTTGAAAAAGAATAA